A window of the Comamonas sp. Y33R10-2 genome harbors these coding sequences:
- a CDS encoding OB-fold domain-containing protein produces MAWNKPLPHPTEISAPYWEGLKAHEVRIQQCDRGHSLFFPRTHCPTCGSRSLKWSVVSGEGTLYSFTIARIPTMPDFTDEMPQALAVVELKEGVRINTTMVGVDPEALKIGMEVRPVFDDRPVEVTLLRFTDKAGSFPSVMQAEAQEAPAAVAAEVQEDAAPKRQISIKDIDAMKSLVSEEYTAWSNEFAVTQDVINDFAKLSGDDYWIHTDPVQAKEKSPFGTTIAHGALVQILTSQLRIPLDFEVTGFNNMVNYGSDRLRFPSPVPSGCKIRARSRIKAVEQVKSGVQMTMEINIHVVGQDRPAVINDLVILYM; encoded by the coding sequence ATGGCATGGAATAAACCTCTGCCGCACCCCACGGAAATTTCAGCTCCGTATTGGGAAGGCCTCAAGGCCCATGAAGTGCGCATTCAGCAATGCGACCGCGGTCACTCGCTGTTTTTCCCGCGCACCCATTGCCCTACCTGCGGCTCGCGCTCCTTAAAGTGGAGCGTAGTCTCGGGCGAAGGCACGCTCTACAGCTTCACCATTGCGCGCATTCCCACTATGCCCGATTTCACGGACGAGATGCCTCAGGCTCTGGCCGTGGTGGAGCTCAAAGAAGGCGTGCGCATCAACACCACCATGGTGGGTGTAGACCCTGAAGCGCTCAAGATTGGCATGGAAGTGCGCCCGGTGTTTGACGATCGCCCTGTTGAAGTCACATTGCTGCGCTTTACGGACAAGGCAGGCAGCTTCCCATCGGTCATGCAGGCCGAGGCGCAAGAGGCGCCCGCTGCAGTTGCCGCCGAGGTGCAGGAAGATGCAGCGCCCAAGCGCCAGATCTCCATCAAGGATATCGACGCGATGAAGTCGCTGGTGTCTGAAGAGTACACGGCTTGGTCTAACGAGTTTGCGGTGACGCAAGACGTTATCAACGACTTTGCCAAGCTCTCGGGCGATGACTACTGGATCCACACCGATCCGGTGCAGGCCAAGGAAAAGAGTCCGTTTGGCACCACCATCGCCCATGGCGCGCTGGTGCAGATTTTGACCAGCCAGTTGCGCATTCCGCTGGATTTTGAAGTCACAGGGTTTAACAACATGGTCAATTACGGCTCTGACCGCCTGCGCTTTCCATCGCCTGTGCCATCGGGTTGCAAAATCCGTGCGCGCAGCCGTATCAAGGCGGTAGAGCAGGTCAAGAGTGGTGTGCAGATGACCATGGAGATCAACATCCATGTGGTGGGGCAAGACCGCCCTGCGGTCATCAACGACCTGGTGATTTTGTACATGTAA
- the dmpG gene encoding 4-hydroxy-2-oxovalerate aldolase, whose protein sequence is MSLKGKKITVHDMTLRDGMHPKRHLISLEQMKAVAKGLDDAGVPLIEVTHGDGLGGSSVNYGFPAHTDEQYLSAVIPLMKQAKVSALLLPGIGTVDHLKMAHELGVSTIRVATHCTEADVSEQHISFARKLGMDTVGFLMMAHMNSAEGLVKQAKLMESYGANCIYITDSAGYMLPDDVKERLGAVRQALSPDTELGFHGHHNMAMGIANSLAAIEVGANRIDAAAAGLGAGAGNTPLEVLIAVCARMGIDTGVDVFKIQDVAEDLVVPLMDFPIRIDRDALTLGYAGVYGSFLLFAKRAEAKYGIPARELLLELGRRGMVGGQEDMIEDTALTLVRQRQKQAVAA, encoded by the coding sequence ATGAGCCTCAAAGGTAAAAAAATCACCGTCCACGACATGACTTTGCGTGACGGCATGCACCCCAAGCGCCACCTCATCTCGCTCGAGCAAATGAAGGCTGTGGCCAAGGGCTTGGACGACGCAGGCGTGCCCCTGATCGAAGTCACCCACGGCGACGGTTTGGGCGGCAGCTCGGTCAACTACGGCTTTCCTGCTCACACAGACGAGCAATACCTGTCTGCCGTCATCCCGCTGATGAAGCAGGCCAAGGTCTCCGCTTTGCTGCTGCCCGGCATCGGCACGGTCGATCACCTGAAGATGGCGCACGAGCTGGGCGTATCCACCATCCGCGTAGCTACTCACTGCACTGAGGCCGATGTCTCTGAGCAGCACATCTCCTTCGCCCGCAAGCTGGGTATGGACACGGTGGGCTTTTTGATGATGGCTCACATGAACAGTGCTGAAGGCCTGGTCAAGCAAGCCAAGCTGATGGAAAGCTATGGCGCCAATTGCATCTACATCACCGACTCGGCCGGCTACATGCTACCCGACGACGTAAAAGAGCGCTTAGGCGCCGTGCGCCAAGCACTTAGCCCCGACACGGAGCTGGGCTTTCACGGCCACCACAACATGGCGATGGGCATTGCCAACTCGCTGGCCGCGATCGAAGTCGGTGCCAACCGCATTGATGCCGCAGCTGCGGGCTTGGGCGCTGGCGCGGGCAACACCCCCTTGGAAGTGCTGATCGCCGTGTGCGCACGCATGGGCATTGATACCGGTGTGGACGTGTTCAAGATTCAAGACGTGGCCGAAGACTTGGTCGTGCCCTTGATGGATTTCCCCATCCGCATTGACCGCGACGCGCTGACGCTGGGCTATGCCGGCGTATACGGCAGCTTCTTGCTGTTTGCCAAGCGCGCTGAAGCCAAGTACGGCATTCCTGCACGCGAACTGCTGCTGGAGCTGGGCCGCCGCGGCATGGTGGGCGGCCAAGAAGACATGATTGAAGACACCGCACTGACTTTGGTGCGCCAGCGTCAAAAGCAGGCAGTCGCCGCGTAA
- the tesF gene encoding acetaldehyde dehydrogenase TesF produces the protein MTQKKIKCALIGPGNIGTDLLMKLQRSTILEPVWMVGIDPESDGLKRAREMGIKTTSDGVDGLLPFVKEDGIQIAFDATSAYVHAENSRKLNELGVLMIDLTPAAIGPYCVPSVNLAEKVAEKAMNVNMVTCGGQATIPMVAAVSRVQAVSYGEIVATVSSKSVGPGTRKNIDEFTRTTAGAVEKIGGAQKGKAIIVINPAEPPLIMRDTIHCLTVDAPKKEEIEASVHAMIKEVQKYVPGYKLVNGPVFDGNRVSIYMEVEGLGDYLPKYAGNLDIMTAAAARTAEMFAEEILAGRFEPAEAALA, from the coding sequence ATGACGCAAAAGAAAATCAAGTGCGCACTGATCGGCCCCGGCAATATCGGCACCGACCTGCTCATGAAACTGCAGCGCTCCACTATTTTGGAGCCTGTGTGGATGGTCGGTATCGACCCTGAATCCGATGGTTTGAAGCGTGCCCGCGAAATGGGCATCAAGACCACCTCTGACGGCGTGGACGGCCTGCTGCCCTTCGTTAAAGAAGACGGCATCCAGATCGCTTTTGACGCCACCAGCGCCTATGTACACGCCGAAAACAGCCGCAAGCTCAACGAGCTGGGCGTGCTGATGATCGACCTGACACCTGCGGCCATTGGCCCGTACTGCGTGCCCAGCGTGAATCTGGCTGAAAAAGTGGCCGAAAAGGCCATGAACGTGAACATGGTCACCTGCGGCGGCCAAGCCACCATCCCCATGGTGGCAGCGGTCTCGCGCGTGCAAGCCGTGAGCTACGGCGAAATTGTGGCCACCGTCTCCAGCAAATCGGTTGGCCCCGGCACTCGCAAGAACATTGATGAGTTCACCCGCACCACGGCAGGTGCGGTCGAGAAAATTGGCGGCGCCCAAAAGGGCAAGGCCATCATCGTGATCAACCCCGCCGAGCCGCCACTGATCATGCGTGACACCATCCACTGCCTGACGGTGGATGCGCCCAAGAAGGAAGAGATCGAAGCGTCTGTACACGCCATGATCAAGGAAGTGCAAAAGTACGTGCCCGGCTACAAGCTGGTCAACGGCCCCGTGTTTGACGGCAACCGCGTCTCCATCTACATGGAAGTCGAAGGTCTGGGCGACTACCTGCCAAAGTACGCCGGCAATCTGGACATCATGACCGCCGCTGCTGCGCGCACGGCCGAGATGTTTGCCGAAGAAATCTTGGCTGGCCGCTTTGAGCCCGCTGAAGCCGCACTGGCCTAA
- a CDS encoding fumarylacetoacetate hydrolase family protein, which produces MSDKLFIEQQGQRLYDALRAAKTLAPLTDSHPEMTVEDAYHISLHMLRLREASGERVIGKKIGVTSKPVQDMLGVFQPDFGFLTDTMEFEDGAAVSLKTAGLIQPRAEGEIAFMLKKDLQGPGVTKADVLAATEWVAPCFEIVDSRINDWKIKIQDTVADNASCGVFVIGKQHTDPASLDLAAAAMQMTKNGQPAGSGLGSAVQGHPAEAVAWLANTLGAFGIPFKAGEVILSGSLAPLVPAAAGDRFEMVIEGMGACSIQFTE; this is translated from the coding sequence ATGAGCGACAAACTCTTCATTGAACAACAAGGCCAGCGCCTGTATGACGCGCTGCGCGCTGCCAAAACACTGGCACCGCTGACCGACAGCCACCCCGAGATGACGGTGGAAGACGCCTACCACATCTCGCTGCACATGCTGCGCCTGCGCGAAGCATCGGGCGAGCGTGTGATTGGCAAAAAGATCGGCGTCACATCTAAGCCCGTGCAAGACATGCTGGGCGTGTTCCAGCCTGACTTTGGCTTTCTGACTGACACCATGGAGTTTGAAGATGGCGCTGCCGTCTCGCTCAAAACTGCCGGCCTGATTCAGCCGCGCGCTGAAGGCGAAATTGCCTTCATGCTCAAAAAAGACCTGCAAGGCCCGGGCGTGACCAAGGCAGACGTGCTGGCAGCCACCGAATGGGTAGCACCGTGCTTTGAGATTGTTGATTCACGCATCAACGACTGGAAGATCAAGATTCAGGACACCGTGGCCGACAACGCCTCTTGCGGCGTCTTCGTTATTGGCAAGCAGCATACCGACCCGGCTTCGCTGGACTTGGCCGCTGCCGCCATGCAGATGACCAAAAACGGCCAACCTGCAGGCTCTGGCCTGGGTAGCGCCGTACAAGGCCACCCGGCTGAAGCGGTTGCTTGGCTGGCCAACACGCTTGGCGCTTTTGGCATTCCTTTCAAGGCCGGGGAAGTGATCCTCTCTGGCTCCCTCGCCCCCCTTGTGCCTGCCGCTGCCGGTGACCGTTTTGAAATGGTCATCGAAGGCATGGGCGCTTGTTCTATTCAATTCACTGAGTAA
- a CDS encoding alpha/beta fold hydrolase, whose protein sequence is MSTFSIPEGKYVDIGDVAGHPQRVHYHEQGSGDPVIFLHGAGGGASGYSNFKGNYPEFAAAGFRSIVPDLLGYGLSSKTEEPKQYDMDFFIAGVKGLVDKLGLKNITLLGNSLGGAVALGYALKYPEDVKSLILMAPGGVEEFETYMAMPGIANMFNIYKSGKTGPEAMRAVMSMQVVDQSLLTDEIINERAPIALTQTNASRSRLFIPNMTEQLPQLQCSVLGFWGMQDAFNPVGGADKLAKGIKNCRIVLVNQCGHWVQVEHRNMFNRTCIDFMKNG, encoded by the coding sequence ATGAGTACTTTTTCTATCCCAGAAGGCAAGTATGTGGACATCGGCGATGTAGCCGGCCACCCTCAGCGCGTTCACTACCACGAGCAGGGCAGCGGCGACCCGGTCATCTTCCTGCACGGCGCTGGCGGTGGTGCCAGCGGCTATAGCAACTTCAAGGGCAACTACCCAGAATTTGCGGCTGCAGGGTTTCGCTCCATCGTTCCTGACCTGCTGGGCTACGGCCTGTCTTCCAAGACCGAAGAGCCCAAGCAGTACGACATGGACTTCTTCATCGCGGGCGTCAAAGGGCTGGTCGACAAGCTCGGCCTGAAGAACATCACCCTACTGGGCAACTCGCTGGGCGGCGCAGTGGCACTGGGCTATGCACTCAAGTACCCCGAAGATGTCAAAAGCCTGATCTTGATGGCCCCCGGCGGCGTGGAAGAGTTCGAAACTTATATGGCCATGCCCGGCATTGCCAACATGTTCAACATCTACAAGTCAGGCAAGACCGGCCCCGAAGCCATGCGCGCAGTGATGAGCATGCAAGTGGTGGACCAGTCGCTGCTGACTGACGAAATCATCAACGAGCGCGCGCCAATCGCCCTCACACAGACCAACGCCTCGCGCTCACGTCTTTTCATCCCAAACATGACCGAGCAACTGCCGCAACTCCAATGTAGTGTGCTGGGCTTCTGGGGCATGCAAGACGCCTTCAACCCCGTGGGCGGCGCTGACAAGCTGGCCAAGGGCATCAAGAACTGCCGCATCGTGCTGGTCAATCAGTGCGGTCACTGGGTGCAGGTTGAGCATCGCAACATGTTCAACCGCACCTGCATCGACTTCATGAAAAACGGCTAA
- a CDS encoding flavin reductase, with amino-acid sequence MQSTTATFDPKDFRRALGMFGTGVTIVTTRAENGEPVGITANSFNSVSLEPPMVLWSLAKNARSLPVFQGAQTWNVHILSNEQEALSNRFARAGEDKFSGLPLDSEEGQVPLLQECSARFQCKTAFQYDGGDHIIFVGEVTGYDSNPHPPLLYVTGGYALASRMANAVASEPAADTNAAYSENLIGYLMGRAHFQFLSGMRKPMAAYGMTDADFYVLSLLSIQQPQSPAEIASHMTYTGTDIGAVALQSLISKGWVEESRGRAESLQLTAQGNTAILHVLAAAKAVETDLIDSLGEMEAATLRNLLKKAITATDPGLPKLWQAKA; translated from the coding sequence ATGCAAAGTACTACAGCAACCTTCGACCCCAAAGACTTCCGCCGCGCCTTGGGCATGTTCGGCACAGGGGTCACCATCGTCACCACCCGTGCCGAAAATGGTGAGCCTGTAGGAATCACAGCCAACAGCTTCAACTCGGTTTCGCTGGAGCCGCCCATGGTTCTGTGGAGCCTGGCCAAGAACGCACGCAGCCTGCCAGTCTTCCAAGGCGCTCAAACTTGGAATGTGCACATCCTCTCTAACGAGCAGGAAGCCTTGTCCAACCGTTTTGCCCGCGCAGGCGAAGACAAGTTCTCGGGTCTGCCTCTGGACTCCGAAGAAGGCCAAGTGCCCTTACTGCAGGAATGCAGCGCGCGCTTTCAGTGCAAAACTGCGTTTCAGTACGACGGCGGTGACCACATCATTTTTGTGGGCGAAGTCACAGGCTACGACTCCAACCCACACCCGCCTTTGCTGTATGTGACCGGTGGCTACGCCCTGGCATCACGCATGGCCAATGCCGTGGCAAGTGAGCCGGCTGCCGACACCAATGCGGCGTATTCAGAAAACCTCATCGGATATCTGATGGGCCGTGCGCACTTCCAGTTTTTAAGCGGTATGCGCAAGCCCATGGCTGCTTACGGCATGACGGATGCTGATTTTTACGTGCTGTCCCTGCTCAGCATCCAGCAGCCTCAGTCGCCCGCCGAGATCGCCTCGCACATGACCTACACCGGCACAGATATCGGCGCTGTGGCACTGCAGTCACTCATTAGCAAAGGCTGGGTGGAAGAAAGCCGCGGCCGCGCTGAATCGCTGCAACTGACGGCGCAAGGCAACACCGCCATCTTGCATGTGCTGGCAGCCGCCAAGGCGGTAGAAACCGATTTGATCGATAGCTTGGGCGAGATGGAAGCAGCCACGCTGCGCAACCTGCTCAAAAAAGCCATCACCGCCACCGACCCCGGCCTGCCCAAGCTCTGGCAAGCCAAGGCCTGA
- a CDS encoding acyl-CoA dehydrogenase family protein, with amino-acid sequence MTDNYLTPDALAVIERAKALAPKLAARGQQADREGKIPDETIAEMAEAGLFRVLQPKRWGGYEMDPRVFYSVQMELAKGCMSTAWIYGVVGVHPWQLGLFPAQAQEDVWGKDSGVRIASTYMPTGKAEPVEGGFKFSGRWSFSTGSKHCDWLFLGGLLPKRDGTPGLEHVTFLVPKSDYRIEDNWDVLGLRGTGSHDIVVEGAFVPAHRIQYTNDHSDAGCPGRVENTGWLFRIPFTHVFQRAVSTACLGALEGAIASFTERATSHVGKHGNKMAEDVNAQTAVTEATIALDQLKVVLFRNYARIVDAAKTGIQLSLEERLLQRAQASYVPKLTGFHANELMRACAASGTFKSNPIERVFRDIHQGRTHIANNTDAYVRAYGAHVLGIPNQEPFV; translated from the coding sequence ATGACAGACAACTATCTCACCCCCGATGCGCTGGCTGTGATCGAGCGTGCCAAGGCGCTGGCACCTAAGCTGGCAGCGCGTGGTCAGCAAGCGGATCGCGAAGGCAAGATTCCTGATGAGACCATTGCCGAGATGGCCGAGGCAGGTCTGTTCCGTGTGCTGCAACCCAAGCGTTGGGGTGGCTATGAAATGGATCCGCGCGTGTTCTATAGCGTGCAGATGGAGCTGGCCAAGGGCTGTATGTCCACGGCCTGGATTTACGGCGTCGTTGGTGTGCATCCTTGGCAGCTGGGACTGTTCCCGGCTCAGGCGCAAGAAGATGTCTGGGGCAAAGACTCGGGCGTGCGCATTGCCTCGACCTACATGCCTACTGGCAAGGCCGAGCCTGTGGAGGGCGGCTTCAAGTTCAGCGGCCGCTGGAGCTTCTCCACCGGCTCCAAGCACTGCGACTGGTTGTTCCTGGGTGGTCTGCTGCCCAAGCGCGATGGCACACCCGGTCTGGAGCATGTGACGTTCTTGGTGCCCAAGTCTGACTACCGCATCGAAGACAACTGGGATGTGCTGGGCCTGCGCGGCACAGGCAGCCATGACATCGTGGTGGAAGGCGCTTTTGTGCCGGCTCACCGCATTCAGTACACCAATGACCACAGCGATGCAGGTTGCCCCGGTCGTGTGGAAAACACCGGTTGGCTGTTCCGTATTCCATTTACCCATGTCTTCCAGCGCGCGGTGTCTACGGCCTGTCTGGGTGCTCTGGAAGGTGCTATCGCTTCGTTCACCGAGCGTGCAACCTCTCATGTGGGAAAGCATGGCAACAAGATGGCGGAAGACGTGAACGCGCAGACCGCGGTGACGGAAGCCACGATTGCACTGGATCAGCTCAAAGTCGTGCTGTTCCGCAATTACGCCCGCATTGTGGATGCTGCAAAAACCGGCATTCAACTGTCGCTGGAAGAGCGTTTGCTGCAGCGTGCTCAGGCTTCGTATGTGCCTAAGCTGACTGGCTTTCACGCCAATGAGTTGATGCGCGCCTGCGCTGCCAGCGGCACCTTCAAGAGCAACCCGATTGAGCGCGTCTTCCGCGATATTCATCAGGGTCGCACTCACATTGCCAACAATACCGACGCTTATGTGCGCGCCTATGGGGCACATGTCTTGGGCATTCCTAATCAGGAACCTTTCGTCTGA
- a CDS encoding FAD-dependent oxidoreductase, with translation MAEQEYDLIVVGSGAGALLGAIRAQEQGLKTLVVEKTEFFGGTSALSGGGIWIPLNYDQKNAGIKDDLETAFSYMKRCVRGMATDDRVLAYVETASKMAEYLRQIGIPYRAMAKYADYYPHIEGSKPGGRTMDPMDFNAAKLGLPALETMRSGATGNMLFGKMSINAFEAHSMLSRELKSRFTIVGIMLKYFLDYPWRTKTKRDRRMAGGQALVAGLLAAANKAGVEMWRRSALQELVKDASGRVTGVIVEKNGQRIQVNAKRAVLLAAGGFERNQEMRDQYLTKPTKAEWTATPVGGNTGDAHRAGQAVGAQLHLMDWSWGVPTMDVPKEAAFRGIFVERSLPGCMVVNNKGQRFLNESGPYPEFQQAMLAEDAKGNGGVPAWIVFDASFRAQNPMGPLMPASAIPDSKVRKSWLNNVYWKGETLEDLAGQIGVEAAGLKDSARRMTEYAKTGKDLDFDRGGNVFDRYYGDPRLQNPNLGPIEKGPFYAMRLWPGEIGTKGGLLTDREGRVLSAEGNVIEGLYCVGNNSASVMGPAYPGAGSTLGPAMTFAFRAVADMVGKPLPLENPHLLGKAV, from the coding sequence ATGGCAGAACAAGAATATGACCTGATCGTTGTGGGTTCAGGTGCGGGTGCGTTGTTGGGTGCGATTCGTGCGCAAGAGCAGGGGCTCAAGACGCTGGTTGTCGAAAAAACAGAATTCTTTGGTGGAACCTCTGCTTTGTCAGGTGGCGGTATCTGGATTCCACTCAACTATGACCAAAAAAATGCAGGCATCAAAGATGACCTGGAAACCGCTTTCAGCTACATGAAGCGCTGTGTTCGCGGTATGGCGACCGATGACCGTGTGCTGGCCTACGTAGAGACGGCTAGCAAGATGGCCGAGTACCTGCGCCAGATCGGTATTCCCTACCGCGCCATGGCTAAGTACGCTGACTATTACCCTCATATCGAAGGCTCCAAGCCAGGTGGTCGCACCATGGACCCGATGGATTTCAACGCTGCCAAACTTGGTTTGCCAGCGCTTGAGACTATGCGCTCCGGTGCCACGGGCAATATGCTATTCGGCAAGATGAGCATCAATGCGTTTGAAGCGCATTCCATGTTGTCGCGCGAGTTGAAGTCACGCTTCACCATCGTGGGCATCATGCTCAAATATTTCTTGGACTACCCTTGGCGCACCAAGACCAAGCGTGATCGCCGCATGGCTGGTGGTCAGGCTTTGGTTGCCGGCCTGCTGGCTGCGGCCAATAAGGCAGGCGTTGAGATGTGGCGCAGGTCTGCGCTGCAAGAGTTGGTGAAAGATGCATCGGGTCGTGTGACTGGCGTCATCGTTGAAAAAAATGGTCAGCGCATCCAGGTCAATGCCAAGCGCGCAGTGTTGCTGGCCGCTGGTGGTTTTGAGCGCAACCAAGAAATGCGCGACCAATATCTAACCAAGCCCACCAAGGCCGAGTGGACTGCCACCCCCGTAGGCGGCAATACCGGTGATGCCCACCGTGCAGGTCAGGCTGTGGGTGCGCAGTTGCACCTGATGGACTGGTCCTGGGGCGTGCCTACGATGGATGTGCCCAAAGAAGCGGCCTTCCGCGGTATTTTTGTAGAGCGTTCGCTGCCCGGCTGCATGGTGGTCAACAACAAAGGGCAGCGCTTTTTGAATGAGTCTGGCCCTTACCCCGAATTTCAGCAGGCCATGCTGGCTGAAGATGCCAAGGGCAATGGCGGCGTGCCTGCATGGATTGTGTTTGATGCCTCTTTTCGCGCTCAAAACCCCATGGGGCCGCTGATGCCCGCGTCCGCCATTCCTGACAGCAAGGTGCGCAAGAGCTGGCTGAACAATGTGTACTGGAAGGGTGAGACGCTGGAAGATCTGGCTGGCCAGATCGGCGTGGAGGCTGCTGGCCTGAAGGACAGCGCACGCCGCATGACCGAATACGCCAAGACCGGCAAGGATCTGGACTTTGACCGCGGCGGCAATGTCTTTGACCGCTACTACGGCGACCCACGTTTGCAAAACCCCAATCTGGGTCCTATCGAAAAAGGTCCGTTTTACGCCATGCGCCTGTGGCCCGGTGAGATCGGCACCAAGGGTGGTCTGTTGACCGACCGTGAAGGCCGCGTGCTGAGTGCCGAGGGTAACGTGATTGAGGGTCTGTACTGTGTGGGCAATAACTCTGCCTCTGTCATGGGGCCTGCCTATCCGGGCGCGGGCTCTACCCTTGGGCCAGCCATGACCTTTGCCTTCCGCGCGGTGGCGGACATGGTGGGCAAGCCTTTGCCATTAGAGAACCCACATCTGCTGGGTAAAGCCGTTTAG
- a CDS encoding FAD-binding protein, whose amino-acid sequence MSNAKKHISTINPVGAALEVRSADDIQWSDTADVVVVGWGAAGASAAIEAREQGAEVLVIDRFSGGGASVLSGGVVYAGGGTQYQKQAGFEDSPEAMTAYLKHEVNGVVSDETLARFSRESVANLDWLEKQGATFAATMPAYKTSYPADGKYLYYSGNEVVPAYGNPALAKKPAPRGHRVVAKGQSGATFFAALQKSTLAHGARTLTQARVQRLVREHDTGRILGVEVTVLPAGDARTERHKKLDELVAKWRLYQAPRAQAGRREAAKIESELGDKRFIRARKAVVLSTGGYIFNSALMDEHAPAYKPGWLTGATGCDGSGLRLGQSVGGVGKDLHNISAWRFITPPSVWPKGLVVNTKGERFCNEQVYGAKLGYELMEKQGGKAWLIIDSKLRRQAAWQCLFGGLWAFQSMPALALMYKVAVKGKSVADLAKKLVMDAAVLQRQFDASNAAARGEAEDPQGKSKDMRHEFKGGSLFAIDISISQKMFPLAVLSLGGLQVNEDNGAVIDAAGRDISGLYAAGRTAIGVASSRYVSGLSLADCVFSGRRAGKAAAKEGEQSVQLEPLQPTARLESVAS is encoded by the coding sequence ATGTCAAACGCTAAAAAACACATCAGCACCATCAATCCTGTGGGCGCTGCATTGGAAGTTCGCTCTGCCGACGACATTCAGTGGTCTGACACTGCTGACGTGGTGGTTGTTGGCTGGGGCGCAGCCGGTGCCAGCGCCGCCATTGAAGCGCGCGAGCAAGGCGCTGAAGTACTGGTGATCGATCGCTTCAGCGGTGGCGGCGCCAGCGTTCTCTCGGGCGGCGTGGTCTATGCCGGTGGCGGCACCCAATACCAAAAGCAGGCGGGCTTTGAAGATTCGCCCGAGGCCATGACGGCCTACCTCAAACATGAAGTCAATGGCGTGGTCAGCGATGAAACGCTGGCACGCTTTAGCCGTGAGAGCGTGGCTAATCTGGATTGGTTGGAAAAGCAGGGGGCGACTTTTGCTGCAACCATGCCAGCGTACAAAACTTCGTACCCTGCAGACGGCAAGTATCTGTACTACTCCGGCAACGAAGTGGTGCCTGCTTACGGCAACCCTGCACTGGCCAAGAAGCCTGCGCCGCGCGGTCACCGCGTGGTGGCTAAGGGGCAGTCAGGTGCTACATTTTTTGCAGCGCTTCAAAAATCGACGCTGGCGCATGGCGCCCGTACGCTGACTCAGGCGCGTGTGCAGCGACTGGTGCGCGAGCACGACACTGGCCGCATTCTGGGTGTGGAAGTGACCGTGTTGCCCGCAGGTGATGCACGCACTGAGCGCCATAAAAAGCTCGATGAATTGGTGGCCAAGTGGCGCCTGTATCAAGCACCCCGCGCCCAAGCTGGCCGCCGTGAAGCCGCGAAAATTGAGAGCGAGCTTGGTGATAAACGTTTCATCCGCGCCCGCAAAGCGGTGGTGCTGTCTACCGGCGGCTACATCTTCAACTCTGCATTGATGGATGAGCACGCTCCCGCATACAAGCCCGGCTGGCTGACAGGCGCTACTGGCTGCGATGGCTCGGGTCTGCGTCTGGGCCAGTCAGTGGGCGGTGTTGGCAAGGATTTGCACAATATTTCGGCCTGGCGTTTCATCACTCCTCCATCTGTCTGGCCAAAGGGGCTGGTGGTCAACACCAAGGGCGAGCGTTTTTGCAACGAGCAGGTCTATGGCGCCAAGTTGGGCTACGAGCTAATGGAAAAGCAGGGCGGCAAGGCCTGGCTCATTATTGATAGCAAGCTGCGCAGGCAGGCCGCGTGGCAGTGCCTGTTTGGTGGCCTGTGGGCATTTCAGTCCATGCCCGCGCTGGCGCTGATGTACAAGGTCGCCGTCAAAGGTAAGTCTGTGGCCGATTTGGCCAAAAAGCTGGTTATGGATGCGGCCGTTTTGCAGCGCCAGTTTGACGCTTCCAATGCCGCAGCGCGTGGCGAAGCTGAGGACCCGCAGGGTAAGTCCAAGGACATGCGCCATGAGTTCAAGGGCGGCTCGCTGTTCGCCATTGATATCTCCATCAGTCAAAAGATGTTCCCGCTGGCAGTGTTGAGTCTGGGAGGCCTTCAAGTCAACGAAGACAACGGCGCGGTGATCGACGCAGCTGGCCGCGATATTTCGGGTCTGTATGCCGCTGGGCGCACGGCCATAGGTGTGGCTTCTTCACGTTATGTGAGCGGGCTCTCGTTAGCGGACTGCGTGTTCTCTGGCCGCAGGGCTGGTAAGGCTGCGGCGAAGGAGGGCGAGCAGTCAGTGCAGCTTGAGCCGTTGCAGCCAACAGCGCGGCTGGAGAGTGTTGCGAGCTAA